The window GGACGGTTTACGGCGGCTCCGCTGAAGAGGCATGTATTTGCGAAGACGGGAACGTTGGGTGAGGCGCGGGCGCTGAGCGGGTATGTGGAGTGCGCGAGCGGGCGCACGGTGATCTTTTCGGTCATGGTAGGGAATCATCTGCCGCAGACGAATGCAGATCGAGATGTGACGAACAAGATTGTGGCTGCAATTGCGGCGGCGAACTGATTCGACGAGAACGGATGAGAGAATAAAAGGATGATTTGGGCTCGTCGTTGTGGTGTTTCGTTTGCCCTGGCGCTTCTTCTAGGGAGCTTCGTTACGGGATGTAAGTCGGTGCCGCCGCCTACGCCGCTGGCGGAGTTGAATGCGCAGCAGATGCGGGGGCATGCGGTGTATGAGACGCACTGCGCCACGTGTCACTATGACCGCAAGAATGCGGCGCTGCATGGACCGGCGTTGATTGGGATGTACAAGAAGCCGTATCTGCCGAGTGGCGCGCCAGCTAACGATGAACGCGTGACGGCGACGATTGTGCATGGGCGGAACCTGATG is drawn from Edaphobacter lichenicola and contains these coding sequences:
- a CDS encoding c-type cytochrome; translation: MIWARRCGVSFALALLLGSFVTGCKSVPPPTPLAELNAQQMRGHAVYETHCATCHYDRKNAALHGPALIGMYKKPYLPSGAPANDERVTATIVHGRNLMPAQGDRLDSQDLDDLLAYLHTL